CTTCATTAAATTCATCTCCTTTTTAACTTTGATGACAATTCAGGTGGGTTTGAATTAAACCAGTCTTTCTATGCGCTCACCTCCAGCTAATGACGAATTATGAAAACGCTTTCGGTATATACTTTAGATGATTTAACGTGCATTTTATATTGTAAAATCTTTAAACGATGTGTAAATATTTTAGAATTTTCTGGTAACTGGACGCTGTCTTTCGAATTTCGCCCAAGAAAAATCCCCTCCAAGTAAACTGCGTGCTCTTCTTTAGCACATGTCTACTTCAAGGGGACAACTTGTGTTACACAATTCACCCCAAAGTTATAACTACATTTCCCCTCTTATGTCCTTCATCGACATATTTGTGGGCGTTGGCCGTTTGCTCCAACGGATAGGAGCGATCGATAACCGGTTTCAGCCGGCCCTTCTCCATTAGCTCTTTCAGGTAAACCAGATTAAGGTACTTCTCTGGCCAGAGTAAGCACGATTTTTAATCGGCCGCGATTTCCCGTTGAGAGGTCTCTGATCTTCTTATCCGGTTCCAGCTGCATATACATCATAATTTCTTCAGCCTTGGCGGTGTTGAAGTCAGCAAACTGCGAAGCCTGAAATGCCAGCGCTTCACTTACTGTAAATAGTGAGTAGAAAGAATCCTGCTCCGGCAAGAAAGAAACAAGTTTACTGATTCGACGGTTCGCAGTCTGTCCACCTACGGTAACCGATCCGCTGGTCGGATAGGAGAGTCCCGCAATAAGCTTCAATATTGTTGACTTTCCACTTCCATTCTCACCGACAATGCCTATGATTTTGCCGAGGGGCACAGTCAATGAAATGTTATTAATCGCGGAACGCTTCATGTACGTCTTGGAAACGTTTCTAAACTCGATCACACTATGCATCTCCCTTAACCATTTTGTTTAAATGGTCTTGTAGTCCCGAGATGATTTCATGCTGGCTGTATCCCATTTCCTGCATGACGTGTACAAACGTGAGGATCTGCTCCTCTTTCAAATTCTGACGCAGCCGGATCAGTCGGTCCTCTTGTTCTGTGACGAATGTACCTTGACCTCTTCTCGTTTCCAGAATGCCCTCGCGCTCCAGCTCACTGTAAGTACGCTGAATTGTATTCGGGTTCACATTGTAGGCTAACGCCATATCGCGGACAGATTGAAGCTTCTCGCCTGCCTTTAGCTCTTTACTTACAATCTTCCGGTTAATACGGTCTGCCAATTGCAAATATATGGGTTTGATGCCGGAATAGGATCTATGGGGAAAGTCGGAAACCTCATTTCCAAGCTTATCCATTGTGTTAAAAACTTATATAGGACAGTGGAATCGAATATGGCACCGACCCAGCTTGGTATGATGACCGCTCCAATTAGTGCTACCCAGCTCCAACGCCCGATCCGATGTTTAACGCATGATAAAGGGACCATAACAGTATCACCCAAACACCAAGCATAATGGAGATCATAATGATATGAGCAAAGATCAATAATCCCGCCGTCCAAGCATCCGTCCAATGCCCTTCAATTAATTCAAACCTTGAAACAATCAACAATCCGGCCATCGAATATAGAACAGCCAAGGATACAAAAGCCATGACGATCCCTACCAGAATCTTACTGAATATTAAGGTAGCAGCCGATTGGGATTATGCAGCCACAGGTGCAGCTGAGCGGCCTCCGTTCTAAGGCTGGTAAACAACATGACCGGAAGATAAAAAAACATGAAGCACCACTGCTGCTAACAAGGGTATGAACAGGTATAAGTTATCGCCTGTATTCATTTCCAAGAATAACGTTAACAATAATATCAAGAAATTAATGACAAGACCTACGAAAAAAGCACTTCTTGTTAACCGAAAATCCTTTTTCACTAATGCTGCCAGTGCGGCCATTTAAATCTCCCCTTTTGAAAATGTACATTGAAATATTGTCCTAGTGAGATAGGACACTAATTCATTAGTTCATGTCAATGGGCTATTGTAAATGTCTGTAATCAAGCCGTCCTCTTGAGAATCAGAAAAAACCGTCAGGGAGAACCCTGACGGTTACGAGCTATAGAACGTTACAGTTGTTTTTTGCAAGCTATGCCATTTCCGTTACTCTCCCTCGAATATCAGCCTGATCGGATAAAACGTTCGATTTGTGGTGCCATACAATTTCGTCCCCATCAAACAAAATCCGGATTGTGAAGGCGAAAGGCATATCGATAAACCTTATAGTCAGCTGAAGCGTGTCCTCCTGTAACCAGGTAAAGCTGGAAACTACGCGCTTAACCTCACCATGCAGCAGCCTCGTGGTCCCCTCCACCCAATCTCCTCGGCCGAGGTCGAAGATATATTTATCATCCGTCTTGCTAAGAACAAAGATTGCTTTATTATCTTCAAACGACATAGTAATGCTCACCAAATGCTGATCATTGTCTTCGAGCTTATATTCCTTGCCAGCGATGGTTGCTTCAAGGGGTGAATCCGGCTGCAGCCTTGGCAGATGTACTGTCAGGCCCTGCAATTCAGATGCAAGCTTCGCTTGGAAATCCTGATTGGAGGAAAGCGGCGACAGCTCTATTGCCGGAAGCAAGTGATCCCAGACGGCATTCAAGACTCCCTGCATGTCGTTAGTTCCGCCTGTTATAGCCAGCACCGCATCCTGCTCCGGCATCACGATACAGAATTGACCGAACGCGCCATCGCCACGGATCACTCCGTGCCGGCACAGCCAGAACTGGTAGCCATAGCCCTGAGCCCAATCATTGGCTCCTCCGTCTCCATTGGATATCTGCTTGGATGTGGCTTCATCGACCCATTTCTCCGGCAATAGACGCTGTTCATTCCACACGCCTTTCTGCAAATACAATTGGCCAAGCTTAGCGATATCCTCCGTTGTGACGCTTAACCCCCATCCGCCAAAACAAATCCCCTTGGGACACGTTTCCCAGGTCGCACCGTTAATACCAAGCGGTTCAAACAGACGCGGCTGCAAGTATTCCAACAGGTTTTGACCGGTGACCTTATGAAGTATCGCTGACAGCATATATGAAGCTCCGCTGTTATAGATAAAATGAGTACCGGGTACATGCAGGGCAGGAGCATGGAGAAA
This is a stretch of genomic DNA from Paenibacillus sp. sptzw28. It encodes these proteins:
- a CDS encoding zinc-binding dehydrogenase translates to MVYLKELMEKGRLKPVIDRSYPLEQTANAHKYVDEGHKRGNVVITLG
- a CDS encoding ATP-binding cassette domain-containing protein; amino-acid sequence: MIEFRNVSKTYMKRSAINNISLTVPLGKIIGIVGENGSGKSTILKLIAGLSYPTSGSVTVGGQTANRRISKLVSFLPEQDSFYSLFTVSEALAFQASQFADFNTAKAEEIMMYMQLEPDKKIRDLSTGNRGRLKIVLTLAREVP
- a CDS encoding GntR family transcriptional regulator; the encoded protein is MADRINRKIVSKELKAGEKLQSVRDMALAYNVNPNTIQRTYSELEREGILETRRGQGTFVTEQEDRLIRLRQNLKEEQILTFVHVMQEMGYSQHEIISGLQDHLNKMVKGDA
- a CDS encoding serine hydrolase, producing MERNNLHLPRSYPEAQGISSAALTVFLNVIQERQLELHSLMLLRHGQVVAEGWWAPYASDIHHMTFSLSKSFTSTAIGLATLEGKLSVEDTVVSFFPDDVPDEINSNLSAMRIRHLLMMGTGHNEDTLSNLLQSEDGNWTKAFLHAPALHVPGTHFIYNSGASYMLSAILHKVTGQNLLEYLQPRLFEPLGINGATWETCPKGICFGGWGLSVTTEDIAKLGQLYLQKGVWNEQRLLPEKWVDEATSKQISNGDGGANDWAQGYGYQFWLCRHGVIRGDGAFGQFCIVMPEQDAVLAITGGTNDMQGVLNAVWDHLLPAIELSPLSSNQDFQAKLASELQGLTVHLPRLQPDSPLEATIAGKEYKLEDNDQHLVSITMSFEDNKAIFVLSKTDDKYIFDLGRGDWVEGTTRLLHGEVKRVVSSFTWLQEDTLQLTIRFIDMPFAFTIRILFDGDEIVWHHKSNVLSDQADIRGRVTEMA